One genomic region from Deinococcus sp. JMULE3 encodes:
- a CDS encoding N-6 DNA methylase, which produces MSLISLFDAVTPAAQPARKASQGKVKSKGAAHPTQAAPAVITVDPALDAFRMRSAPTYAPASSAEPYGVEALPIVSTDARLKANQAVRDILARGVTPADHAALRAWSGEGGLGEHSASTSAFYTPGELVQVAYDLSQALGSTRRILEFSCGGGAFLARAPKFSDVVGVELDETSAAVAQALHPHVTVWNASFETYTTQSEDAPFDLVIGNPPFGTRGAQARLHRPDLRQAHWYFVLEGLRRVTPGGLMTVVVPESMFRVDSDRPHREALIDLAHPLMLSAVPEGAFRAAGAGVTTVLLVLRRHDAGVAEALNALTHEEQAQLREQRLTHSGYLRQIVNGEGVFYRSGTEWKLQYAGEPLGTPRHQAKIADGRFGDPVYPGGLRVDLETLTKQASARVNDILTLPGALAAIQTLLGTDVEARARQARPQAHPITDGETSACGTYRFQGGRWQYGSHLSNPAVLSALTVAQAITAARSGQQHAARDTALRLHDTHLSTHGAYDLTLLRRAAKSAPALHALVEANGDVPALLTELTDREPPITPGTIGEVAQQLEAYGLLTITSLARYAQVTDGDAAAHLLAQYAFTGHTWEAASTYYRGRAHEKARLAETLAADHTGTERQALLQQAQTCRERALWVDITDMTLEARDPLIPEHVLADWVNANLGTCVAVKRNSWDADGAPVNLIQATRGEHGVTLRLRNALDDELALKERQAISPGRVRELEAYLNFRTPVEPVVNQDVKTPEQITAERHAHQARAVQFERQLAAHFRTWLLGSEHVGTVELTLNEHRYGLLTATPDLRPLTLPRYQGPLAHPFQAGHVRAAARMDGVILDFSVGLGKTLTALMLAELLLQSGRARLPAVVVPLSRLGDWVMNAATALPGLRISVIGGEPVRAPDGSVALDEDGEPRVLTDTGDRRRAKIAALLTSPPDLVIMTYEAFEMIPMLEETRKKYVQSDETLMSALATTTTFDERHRKMGGHRALAAGEKFTQRHLGRVKVATSTDVPFEALGIDAVLWDEAHALKNTYAAPAVYGDSSPKFLGGGGESNRALDGNHKARFIRERGGCTVALSATWFTNSPLEIWNMLSLVTDALPAYGITNVQAFTARFCVIEPRLITLPEGDVEFRSCVVGFRNLDELRAIIGQHVIRETEDTCQMHDRVGMPLPPLTTVEHLFDLHPVVQDEYDAEQATISEAESDGEKHLFSIFSRLSKLTLHPPLMNVQAPNARFAACVEACLAARAQGGRNVVFMYTGGEGGMTYTALRDQLIAAGYPAGEIEIITASTHQGGERLTVERRFRRGVLTCVIGSSVIEQGGNYQGATDLHHLDYPHHHMAFVQRIGRGRRQGTWVKEIRNHVYFARGSFDVIRFQNMMGKKGWAQQVFDPTLTSCENTDVGFDGEELAVMLSRNPDATRHAIRAKREARQAESHAASLLADLTVIREYLEALSLLEKRDRTARSREHGPSTQDVAGINRLVTALRGLHGQVQALRAVANPMAALTRLQQPILWVEGLPIHAGLTFEHQGNPVTVRDLRGADTGIRVTDVGGNVDVIAHVDLARARHVQPTRVEGAYGAEGLTRLRAELQERILSAEVAPQTPAQPAVPIELAPVPEIQPVPAVAAADPVGETMPTPRPAPAVRTVQRPPLRLRYGLTVTEQLPTRPAQVYAIQGDTLTPGAVDGCPLVIVEYRAERDVRMVTLVLPDHTRAEQTRTLLRQHDPRVRARMDQLLLAAI; this is translated from the coding sequence ATGTCACTGATCAGTCTGTTTGATGCCGTCACGCCCGCAGCCCAGCCTGCCCGCAAGGCCAGCCAGGGCAAGGTCAAGAGCAAGGGCGCCGCACACCCCACTCAGGCCGCCCCCGCTGTGATCACAGTGGATCCAGCCCTCGACGCATTCCGGATGCGCTCCGCGCCGACGTACGCTCCCGCCTCCAGCGCCGAACCCTACGGCGTAGAGGCTCTGCCCATCGTCAGCACGGACGCTCGCCTGAAGGCCAACCAGGCCGTCCGCGACATCCTCGCCCGCGGCGTCACCCCGGCCGATCACGCCGCTCTGCGCGCCTGGAGTGGTGAAGGTGGCCTCGGCGAGCACAGCGCCAGCACCAGCGCCTTCTACACCCCCGGCGAACTCGTGCAGGTCGCGTACGACCTCAGCCAGGCGCTCGGCAGCACCCGCCGCATCCTCGAATTCAGCTGCGGTGGCGGCGCCTTCCTCGCGCGCGCCCCCAAGTTCAGTGACGTGGTCGGCGTGGAACTCGACGAGACCAGCGCCGCTGTCGCGCAGGCTCTGCACCCTCACGTGACCGTCTGGAACGCCTCCTTTGAGACGTACACCACGCAGAGCGAGGACGCCCCGTTCGATCTCGTGATCGGCAACCCGCCCTTCGGCACACGCGGCGCCCAGGCGAGATTGCACCGCCCCGACCTCCGGCAGGCGCACTGGTACTTCGTCCTCGAAGGCCTGCGCCGCGTCACCCCCGGCGGCCTGATGACCGTTGTCGTGCCCGAGAGCATGTTCCGCGTGGACAGCGACCGCCCGCACCGCGAGGCGCTGATCGACCTCGCGCACCCCCTGATGCTGTCCGCCGTGCCCGAGGGGGCCTTCCGGGCGGCTGGGGCGGGCGTCACTACCGTCCTGCTGGTGCTGCGCCGCCACGATGCCGGCGTGGCCGAAGCACTGAACGCCCTCACGCATGAGGAGCAGGCCCAGCTGCGCGAGCAGCGCCTGACGCACAGCGGGTACCTCCGCCAGATCGTGAACGGGGAAGGCGTCTTCTACCGCAGCGGGACCGAGTGGAAGCTCCAGTACGCCGGGGAACCCCTCGGCACGCCCCGCCACCAGGCCAAGATTGCGGACGGTCGCTTCGGCGACCCCGTGTACCCCGGTGGGCTGCGCGTGGACCTGGAGACCCTCACCAAGCAGGCCAGTGCGCGCGTGAACGACATCCTCACGCTGCCCGGTGCGCTCGCGGCCATCCAGACCCTGCTCGGCACAGACGTCGAAGCCCGTGCCCGGCAGGCCCGCCCCCAGGCGCACCCCATCACGGACGGAGAGACCAGTGCGTGCGGCACGTACCGCTTCCAGGGCGGCCGCTGGCAGTACGGCTCGCACCTGAGCAACCCCGCCGTACTCAGCGCCCTAACCGTCGCCCAGGCCATCACGGCGGCCCGCAGTGGCCAGCAGCACGCCGCGCGCGACACCGCCCTACGCCTGCACGACACCCACCTGAGCACGCACGGCGCGTACGACCTGACCCTGCTGCGCCGCGCCGCGAAATCAGCGCCCGCCCTGCACGCGCTCGTCGAAGCGAACGGGGACGTCCCGGCCCTCCTGACCGAACTCACCGACCGGGAGCCCCCCATCACGCCCGGCACGATCGGCGAGGTCGCCCAGCAGCTCGAAGCGTACGGCCTGCTCACCATCACGAGCCTCGCCCGGTACGCTCAGGTCACGGATGGGGACGCCGCCGCGCACCTGCTCGCCCAGTACGCCTTCACCGGGCACACCTGGGAGGCGGCCAGCACGTACTACCGGGGCCGCGCCCACGAGAAGGCCCGCCTCGCCGAGACCCTGGCCGCCGATCACACCGGCACCGAGCGCCAGGCCCTCCTGCAGCAGGCGCAGACCTGCCGGGAACGCGCCCTCTGGGTGGACATCACAGACATGACGCTCGAGGCGCGGGACCCCCTGATCCCCGAGCACGTCCTGGCCGACTGGGTGAACGCCAACCTCGGGACCTGCGTGGCCGTCAAGCGCAACTCGTGGGACGCCGACGGTGCGCCAGTGAACCTCATCCAGGCGACGCGCGGTGAACACGGTGTCACCCTGCGCCTGCGCAACGCCCTGGACGACGAGCTCGCCCTGAAGGAGCGGCAGGCCATCAGTCCTGGGCGCGTGCGGGAACTGGAGGCGTACCTGAACTTCCGCACGCCGGTCGAACCGGTCGTGAACCAGGACGTGAAGACGCCCGAGCAGATCACGGCCGAACGCCACGCGCATCAGGCCCGCGCGGTGCAGTTCGAACGGCAGCTCGCCGCGCACTTCCGCACGTGGCTGCTCGGCAGTGAGCACGTGGGCACGGTGGAACTCACCCTGAACGAGCACCGGTACGGCCTGCTGACCGCCACGCCCGACCTGCGCCCCCTGACGCTCCCCCGGTACCAGGGGCCGCTCGCGCATCCCTTCCAGGCCGGACACGTCCGCGCCGCCGCGCGTATGGACGGCGTCATCCTGGACTTTTCAGTTGGGCTTGGGAAGACGTTGACCGCGCTGATGCTGGCTGAACTGCTTCTCCAGTCTGGCCGCGCCCGCCTGCCCGCGGTGGTCGTGCCGCTCTCCCGCCTGGGGGACTGGGTCATGAACGCCGCCACGGCCCTCCCGGGGTTGCGGATCAGCGTGATCGGCGGGGAACCCGTCCGTGCGCCGGACGGCAGCGTCGCGCTGGACGAGGACGGCGAACCCAGGGTCCTGACGGACACCGGAGACCGCCGCCGCGCGAAGATCGCCGCGCTGCTCACCAGCCCCCCGGACCTCGTGATCATGACGTACGAGGCCTTCGAGATGATCCCCATGCTCGAAGAGACCCGCAAGAAGTACGTACAGAGCGACGAGACGCTGATGAGCGCACTGGCCACCACAACCACGTTCGACGAGCGGCACCGGAAGATGGGTGGGCACCGCGCGCTCGCGGCCGGCGAGAAGTTCACGCAGCGGCACCTGGGGCGCGTGAAGGTCGCCACGAGCACCGACGTGCCCTTCGAAGCGCTCGGCATCGACGCGGTCCTGTGGGATGAGGCGCACGCCCTGAAGAACACGTACGCCGCGCCCGCCGTGTACGGCGACTCCAGCCCCAAATTCCTGGGTGGAGGAGGGGAGAGTAACCGCGCGCTGGACGGCAACCATAAGGCCCGCTTCATCCGCGAGCGTGGCGGGTGCACGGTTGCCCTGAGCGCCACGTGGTTCACCAACAGCCCGCTGGAGATCTGGAACATGCTCTCCCTCGTGACCGACGCGCTGCCCGCGTACGGCATCACGAACGTGCAGGCCTTCACCGCCCGCTTCTGCGTGATCGAACCCCGCCTGATCACCCTCCCGGAAGGTGACGTGGAGTTCCGCTCGTGCGTCGTAGGCTTCCGGAACCTCGATGAGTTGCGCGCCATCATCGGCCAGCACGTCATCCGGGAGACGGAGGACACCTGCCAGATGCACGACCGGGTGGGCATGCCCCTGCCGCCCCTGACCACCGTCGAGCACCTGTTCGACCTGCACCCGGTCGTGCAGGACGAGTACGACGCGGAGCAGGCCACCATCAGCGAGGCTGAGAGTGACGGGGAGAAGCACCTGTTCTCGATCTTCTCCCGCCTGAGCAAGCTCACCCTGCACCCCCCGCTGATGAACGTCCAGGCCCCGAATGCCCGTTTCGCGGCGTGTGTCGAGGCCTGCCTGGCCGCGCGCGCCCAGGGGGGCCGGAATGTCGTGTTCATGTACACCGGCGGCGAAGGCGGCATGACGTACACGGCCCTGCGCGACCAGCTCATCGCGGCCGGGTACCCCGCCGGTGAAATCGAGATCATCACCGCGAGCACGCACCAGGGCGGGGAACGCCTGACGGTCGAACGCCGGTTCCGCCGTGGCGTCCTGACCTGCGTGATCGGCAGCAGCGTGATCGAACAGGGCGGCAATTACCAGGGTGCCACCGACCTCCACCATCTGGACTACCCGCACCACCACATGGCGTTCGTGCAGCGCATCGGACGCGGCCGCCGCCAGGGCACCTGGGTGAAGGAGATCCGCAACCACGTGTACTTCGCCCGGGGCAGCTTCGACGTCATCCGCTTCCAGAACATGATGGGCAAGAAGGGCTGGGCGCAGCAGGTGTTCGACCCCACCCTCACCAGCTGCGAGAACACCGACGTGGGCTTCGACGGCGAGGAACTGGCCGTCATGCTCAGCCGCAACCCGGACGCCACCCGCCACGCCATCCGCGCCAAGCGGGAGGCCCGGCAGGCGGAGAGTCACGCCGCGAGCCTGCTGGCAGACCTCACGGTCATCCGCGAGTACCTCGAAGCGCTCAGCCTGCTGGAGAAGCGCGACCGGACCGCCCGCAGCCGCGAGCACGGCCCGAGCACGCAGGACGTCGCCGGGATCAATCGCCTGGTGACCGCCCTGCGCGGCCTGCACGGTCAGGTGCAGGCCCTGCGCGCCGTGGCGAACCCCATGGCCGCGCTCACCCGCCTTCAGCAGCCGATCCTGTGGGTGGAGGGCCTGCCCATCCACGCCGGGCTGACGTTCGAGCACCAGGGCAACCCCGTGACCGTCCGGGACCTGCGCGGCGCAGACACGGGCATCCGGGTCACGGACGTGGGCGGGAACGTGGACGTCATCGCGCACGTGGACCTTGCCAGGGCCCGGCACGTGCAGCCCACCCGCGTGGAAGGCGCGTACGGCGCGGAAGGCCTCACCCGCCTGCGCGCCGAACTTCAGGAGCGCATCCTGAGCGCTGAAGTCGCGCCCCAGACACCGGCTCAGCCTGCGGTCCCCATCGAGCTCGCCCCGGTGCCGGAGATCCAGCCTGTTCCGGCCGTCGCGGCAGCAGACCCGGTGGGGGAGACCATGCCCACCCCGCGCCCCGCACCCGCTGTCCGGACTGTCCAGCGCCCCCCGCTGCGCCTGCGGTACGGCCTGACCGTCACCGAGCAGCTCCCCACCCGCCCCGCGCAGGTGTACGCCATCCAGGGCGACACGCTCACGCCCGGCGCGGTGGACGGCTGCCCGCTCGTGATCGTCGAGTACCGCGCCGAGCGGGACGTACGGATGGTCACGCTGGTCCTGCCCGACCACACCCGCGCGGAGCAGACCCGCACGCTCCTCCGGCAGCACGACCCCCGAGTCCGCGCCCGGATGGATCAGCTCCTCCTCGCAGCCATCTGA
- a CDS encoding ParB/RepB/Spo0J family partition protein: MSGRRGRPGGLSLHDQQIRAQASNDELNQVVKAAYASGVHEISLSEIDITGDWNPRGSLGNDPYGEADLAGLMAAIQEYGQLQPVLLRPHPDRTGPYRYQLVAGWRRYHSRRLLGDTVVLASVYSFRDDQLDALSTLENTQREELDQFEVVRGVFRTLAAQLNVEMDALPGLMSRVLKTGEDPHDLQDKLKVLTSASLSTFNTKYARVLRLRPAEIRAVYGRTVAPTVALELVRLGERPERSTLLQQAVDGAWSTRTAKDRVNEVLKGAQERPEVYDAALRVTRHLKPARLNALTTAQQAHVHDLLRQLEEAFAPS; this comes from the coding sequence ATGAGTGGTCGGCGTGGCCGGCCAGGTGGTCTCTCCCTGCACGACCAGCAGATCCGTGCGCAGGCGTCAAACGACGAACTGAATCAGGTGGTGAAGGCAGCTTACGCCTCAGGCGTGCACGAGATCTCGCTCAGCGAGATCGACATCACGGGCGACTGGAACCCTCGAGGCAGCCTTGGGAATGACCCATACGGCGAGGCGGATCTCGCAGGCCTGATGGCGGCCATCCAGGAATACGGCCAACTACAACCAGTCCTGCTGCGCCCCCACCCTGACCGCACTGGTCCCTACCGCTACCAACTGGTCGCTGGGTGGCGGCGGTACCACAGCCGCCGTCTACTCGGTGACACCGTCGTCCTTGCGAGCGTCTACAGCTTCCGGGATGATCAGCTTGACGCGCTGTCCACGTTGGAGAACACGCAGCGTGAGGAACTCGATCAGTTCGAGGTGGTGCGCGGTGTGTTCCGGACGCTCGCCGCCCAACTGAATGTCGAAATGGATGCCCTCCCTGGCTTGATGAGCCGCGTCCTGAAGACGGGCGAGGATCCCCACGACCTGCAGGATAAACTTAAAGTCCTTACCAGTGCCAGTCTCTCTACCTTCAACACCAAGTACGCCCGCGTGCTGCGGTTGCGCCCGGCAGAGATTCGTGCGGTGTACGGCCGGACGGTGGCGCCCACTGTCGCGCTGGAACTTGTGCGGCTAGGAGAACGCCCGGAGCGGTCCACCCTCCTTCAGCAGGCCGTCGATGGTGCCTGGAGCACCCGAACCGCGAAGGACCGTGTGAACGAAGTCCTCAAGGGTGCACAAGAACGCCCTGAGGTCTATGACGCTGCTCTCCGTGTCACCCGGCATCTGAAACCCGCCCGACTCAATGCGCTCACCACCGCGCAGCAGGCTCACGTGCACGACCTGCTTCGCCAGCTTGAGGAGGCGTTCGCGCCATCCTGA
- a CDS encoding ParA family protein: protein MVLTSQLRQQLPAVLSAVQRGQEFTLRHYATDVARIVPLTTVPKETPMRPTMTVLATYNQAGGSGKTSLTRDLGYALATRGHRVLLIDADPQASLTRWLGLFQTPEDGSVPTALSVQATIRQVLDETADTLPQPIPAFDMDVIPSNRHLKGAELYLSGQLPEEQGRLRRAIQALSHRYDYVLIDTPPADNALVLACIAASDLMIMPVTGSKGLDNIDNVSRVIRQARAINPGLNFGLFVVTGYNKNLLHDAEVYDALTQVYADLGPTAPPIAFRPGIYKDAPNAMQPVAVYRPKSPAVQEINAVTDAVVHAAARQAQLVAP, encoded by the coding sequence GTGGTGCTCACCTCTCAACTCCGCCAGCAACTGCCCGCCGTCCTGAGCGCGGTGCAGCGTGGGCAGGAGTTCACCCTGAGGCACTACGCCACCGACGTAGCCCGCATCGTTCCCCTCACGACCGTACCCAAGGAGACCCCCATGCGCCCCACCATGACTGTCCTCGCCACCTACAACCAAGCTGGCGGCAGCGGCAAGACCAGCCTCACCCGCGACCTGGGCTACGCACTCGCCACTCGCGGTCACCGGGTTCTCCTCATTGACGCAGACCCCCAGGCCAGCCTCACGCGGTGGCTCGGCCTCTTCCAAACCCCTGAAGACGGCTCGGTCCCTACAGCCCTGAGCGTCCAGGCCACCATCCGCCAGGTGCTCGACGAGACCGCCGACACCCTCCCTCAACCGATCCCAGCCTTCGACATGGACGTCATCCCCTCGAACCGCCACCTCAAAGGCGCCGAACTCTACCTGAGTGGACAGCTCCCCGAAGAACAGGGCCGACTGCGCCGCGCCATTCAAGCCCTCAGTCACCGCTACGACTACGTCCTGATTGACACACCCCCCGCGGACAACGCTCTCGTCCTGGCCTGCATTGCCGCAAGCGATCTGATGATCATGCCTGTCACCGGCTCAAAGGGCCTGGACAACATCGACAACGTCAGCCGGGTCATTCGGCAGGCCCGTGCCATCAACCCGGGCCTGAACTTCGGTCTGTTCGTCGTCACTGGCTACAACAAAAATCTTCTCCACGACGCCGAGGTATACGACGCCCTGACGCAGGTGTATGCCGATCTCGGCCCCACCGCGCCGCCCATCGCCTTCCGCCCCGGCATCTACAAGGATGCGCCCAACGCGATGCAGCCCGTCGCGGTGTACCGACCCAAGAGTCCGGCCGTGCAGGAGATCAATGCCGTCACGGACGCGGTCGTGCATGCTGCCGCCCGCCAGGCTCAGCTGGTGGCCCCATGA
- a CDS encoding VWA domain-containing protein: MTQQKWWQTPRIQKWAWDAWRYYSWRPTYRLTLTPSEPSAYVDMVNHVVVCNPEYPYPPLHLARHVRGLPADLHEFQQTYLESLIAHEAGHTHHSGLLPAGLHGQLVNMLEDERMERLTAVDFPHLTALFQLAADVDAAHAIEQGGLGGDVLRGCLLHRFTCHHPIWSFTPDQADAGLWPEVKAIVEEAWVAPTYDAVVDAARRILQILNLPEQAPEREEFRFFLDGGGQALLPQTPGPSLQGSAAGDGPGQLHGAEPRPIKPEVDPQVTPRAEHLQAQVQGEARRLAAALCPPALPDRTQPSRDRGRYRYDRHETGSERPFDLKVGVKRPGPAHLRLAIDVSSSMNYQDRLAHARRMAFILTLAAQQSGTPILATAFADDAQPLIQTGTLPTAALNAVADLQAYGNTRLAPTLQGLWSPVLPGRSITVILSDGALMERDYTQCAQLRARHDGLVVPILLDVQPDVAAAYERAFGPCVLMSDPAQLTTHVLTFLRTLLR; encoded by the coding sequence ATGACCCAGCAGAAATGGTGGCAGACCCCCCGCATTCAGAAGTGGGCGTGGGACGCCTGGCGGTACTACTCCTGGCGGCCCACCTACCGCCTCACCCTCACCCCCAGCGAACCGTCCGCCTACGTCGACATGGTCAATCACGTCGTCGTGTGCAACCCCGAGTACCCGTACCCGCCCCTGCACCTCGCCCGCCACGTGCGTGGCCTGCCGGCGGACCTGCACGAGTTCCAGCAGACCTACCTCGAATCCCTCATCGCGCACGAGGCCGGGCACACGCACCACTCCGGCCTGCTCCCCGCGGGCCTGCACGGCCAGCTCGTGAACATGCTCGAGGACGAACGCATGGAGCGCCTCACCGCCGTGGACTTCCCGCACCTCACGGCGCTGTTCCAGCTGGCAGCGGACGTGGACGCCGCGCACGCCATCGAGCAGGGTGGCCTGGGCGGGGACGTCCTGCGTGGTTGCCTCCTGCACCGCTTCACCTGCCACCACCCCATCTGGTCCTTCACGCCCGATCAGGCGGACGCAGGCCTGTGGCCCGAGGTGAAGGCGATCGTGGAGGAGGCCTGGGTCGCCCCCACGTACGACGCGGTCGTCGACGCCGCCCGGCGCATCCTGCAGATCCTGAATCTCCCCGAGCAGGCGCCCGAACGCGAGGAGTTCCGTTTCTTCCTCGATGGAGGTGGGCAGGCCCTGCTGCCGCAGACACCCGGTCCATCCCTCCAGGGGAGTGCCGCTGGAGACGGGCCCGGCCAGTTGCACGGTGCGGAGCCCCGCCCGATCAAACCGGAGGTGGATCCGCAGGTGACGCCCCGCGCCGAGCACCTCCAGGCCCAGGTGCAGGGTGAGGCCCGCCGCCTCGCCGCAGCCCTGTGCCCCCCGGCCCTGCCGGACCGGACGCAACCCAGCCGCGACCGAGGCCGCTACCGGTACGACCGGCACGAAACGGGCAGCGAGCGCCCCTTCGACCTGAAGGTCGGCGTGAAGCGTCCCGGTCCGGCGCACCTGCGGCTCGCGATCGACGTGAGCAGCAGCATGAATTACCAGGATCGACTCGCGCACGCCCGGCGCATGGCGTTCATCCTGACGCTGGCCGCGCAGCAGAGCGGCACGCCCATCCTGGCCACTGCGTTCGCCGATGATGCGCAGCCGCTCATTCAGACGGGCACGCTGCCCACCGCCGCCCTGAATGCCGTGGCGGACCTGCAGGCGTACGGCAACACCCGCCTCGCCCCCACACTCCAGGGCCTGTGGTCCCCCGTCCTGCCCGGCCGGAGTATCACCGTGATCCTCAGCGACGGCGCCCTCATGGAGCGTGATTACACCCAGTGCGCCCAGCTGCGCGCGCGGCATGATGGCCTCGTCGTGCCGATCCTGCTCGACGTGCAGCCGGACGTGGCCGCCGCGTACGAGCGCGCGTTCGGCCCCTGCGTGCTGATGAGCGATCCGGCTCAGCTCACCACACACGTCCTGACATTCCTGCGCACCCTGCTCCGCTGA